In Ectothiorhodospiraceae bacterium 2226, a single window of DNA contains:
- a CDS encoding rhodanese-like domain-containing protein — translation MKLNVLRAAGVLLMCAFISAAHAADDGVVDAMEEYMMFVDYSGSTIRPEQIPAADWKNIYVIDARDADQYASEHIPGAVNIEWRQVLDHRDELPRDRSVLIYCNSGTLSAQAGFALRLAGHENVRILQGGLDEWKRLGGFEAYERAVAEEAR, via the coding sequence ATGAAACTGAATGTCTTGCGCGCCGCCGGTGTGCTGTTGATGTGCGCCTTCATCTCCGCGGCGCATGCCGCGGACGATGGGGTGGTGGATGCGATGGAAGAGTACATGATGTTCGTGGACTACAGCGGCTCGACCATCCGACCCGAGCAGATCCCGGCGGCGGACTGGAAGAACATCTACGTGATCGACGCGCGGGATGCGGACCAGTACGCAAGCGAGCACATCCCGGGCGCGGTGAACATCGAATGGCGTCAGGTACTCGATCATCGGGACGAGTTGCCGCGCGACCGTTCGGTGCTGATCTACTGCAACAGCGGCACACTCTCCGCCCAGGCCGGTTTCGCGCTGCGCCTCGCGGGCCATGAAAACGTGCGCATCCTGCAGGGCGGCCTCGACGAGTGGAAGCGCCTGGGCGGCTTCGAGGCCTATGAACGCGCCGTGGCTGAGGAAGCACGCTGA
- a CDS encoding YqaE/Pmp3 family membrane protein, with protein MDVLRILIAILLPPLGVFLQVGIGLHFWINILLTLLGYVPGIIHAIWVIVSR; from the coding sequence ATGGACGTACTGCGTATCCTGATCGCCATTCTGTTGCCCCCCCTCGGGGTGTTTCTGCAGGTCGGCATCGGCCTGCACTTCTGGATCAACATCCTGCTGACGCTGCTCGGCTATGTGCCGGGCATCATCCATGCCATTTGGGTGATCGTGAGCCGCTGA
- a CDS encoding cytochrome b/b6 domain-containing protein, producing MQRNAEIRVWDPLVRTLHWGLALAFTIAYLSGDELLDLHTLAGYAAFAIVLVRLPWGLIGSRRARFSDFVRPPRVALRYLGDLLRGRAARHLGHNPAGGLMILALLVAIPLMALTGMATLAVEEGAGPLAGLLAGSPHWLAETLEETHEVLANLLLVLVLLHIAGVLVESLLHRENLVRAMFTGNKPARGDAKSKSTTLCVV from the coding sequence ATGCAACGGAACGCGGAGATTCGGGTGTGGGACCCCTTGGTGCGGACGCTGCACTGGGGGCTGGCCCTGGCATTCACCATCGCCTACCTCTCGGGCGACGAGTTACTCGATCTGCACACGCTGGCCGGCTACGCCGCCTTCGCCATCGTGCTGGTGCGCCTCCCCTGGGGCCTGATCGGTTCGCGTCGCGCGCGCTTCTCAGATTTCGTGCGCCCGCCGCGTGTGGCGCTGCGCTACCTCGGTGACCTGCTGCGCGGTCGCGCCGCGCGCCACCTAGGCCACAACCCCGCCGGTGGCCTGATGATCCTTGCGCTGCTGGTGGCGATTCCCCTCATGGCGCTCACCGGCATGGCGACCCTCGCGGTGGAGGAGGGCGCCGGGCCGCTGGCGGGCCTGCTCGCGGGCAGCCCGCACTGGCTCGCCGAGACCCTGGAGGAAACGCACGAGGTGCTGGCCAATCTGCTGCTGGTGCTCGTGCTGCTGCATATCGCCGGTGTGCTGGTGGAAAGCCTGCTGCACCGCGAAAACCTCGTCCGCGCGATGTTCACGGGCAACAAGCCGGCGCGCGGCGATGCGAAGTCAAAAAGCACCACGCTTTGCGTGGTCTGA
- a CDS encoding DUF898 domain-containing protein translates to MTAAAYTLIFEGEILDGFEPSAVKVQAAKVFKLTPERLDEMFTLPRVVLKRGLSLEEATRFSQVLQRMGLVVQLEPGAAAKAAQAAAPLPATAPAAPTAPVTDAAVATPASDAARTVAFRFYGEGFEFFKIWIVNILLTIVTLGIYSAWAKVRTKRYFYGNTQLDGAAFEYLADPIRILKGRLIAFAFLVAYTLSDLVSPLLSFTFFLLFLALLPWVMVRALRFRNHYSAYRGVRFGFDGQWREAAKVFLLWPLLGLLTLGVLMPMAFHRQQHFIIGNGRYGNAPFEFSATVRGFYKVFLITIGVVVGGAIAAGIFSGILAAAGAAGLSVVMMPLLIMVAYLGAFVAFSVLMTNLRFNHTALAGHRLEANYAIGSYAKLMAVNTLGMILTLGLFYPWAKVRTARYASQHIRVHAAGNLDGFVATQHQEMSAVGSEVGDLFDIDIGF, encoded by the coding sequence ATGACGGCCGCGGCCTATACGTTGATTTTCGAGGGTGAGATCCTCGATGGGTTCGAGCCCAGCGCGGTCAAGGTCCAGGCGGCCAAGGTGTTCAAACTCACCCCGGAACGCCTCGACGAGATGTTCACCCTGCCGCGCGTGGTTCTGAAACGCGGCCTGAGCCTGGAAGAGGCCACCCGCTTCAGCCAGGTGCTGCAGCGCATGGGACTGGTCGTACAGCTCGAGCCCGGTGCGGCGGCGAAGGCCGCCCAAGCCGCAGCGCCCCTACCTGCTACAGCACCCGCCGCTCCGACCGCCCCCGTGACGGACGCCGCCGTCGCGACACCCGCGTCCGACGCCGCCCGCACCGTCGCATTTCGCTTCTACGGCGAGGGGTTCGAGTTCTTCAAGATCTGGATCGTCAACATCCTGCTGACCATCGTCACGCTGGGCATCTACTCGGCGTGGGCAAAGGTCCGCACCAAGCGCTACTTCTACGGCAACACGCAACTGGACGGGGCGGCGTTCGAATACCTGGCCGATCCGATCCGTATTCTGAAGGGGCGCCTCATCGCGTTCGCCTTCTTAGTGGCCTACACGCTCTCCGACTTGGTGTCGCCGCTGCTCAGCTTTACCTTCTTCCTGCTGTTCCTCGCCCTGCTGCCCTGGGTGATGGTGCGTGCGCTGCGCTTCCGTAACCACTACAGCGCATACCGCGGCGTGCGCTTCGGCTTCGACGGCCAGTGGCGCGAGGCGGCCAAGGTGTTCCTGCTCTGGCCGCTGCTCGGGCTGCTCACCCTCGGCGTGCTCATGCCGATGGCCTTTCATCGCCAGCAGCACTTCATCATCGGCAACGGCCGCTACGGCAATGCGCCGTTCGAGTTCAGCGCCACCGTGCGCGGCTTCTACAAGGTGTTCCTGATCACCATCGGGGTGGTGGTGGGCGGGGCGATCGCCGCGGGCATCTTCTCCGGCATCCTGGCCGCCGCCGGCGCGGCGGGGCTGAGCGTGGTGATGATGCCCCTGCTGATCATGGTCGCCTACCTCGGCGCCTTCGTCGCGTTCAGCGTGCTGATGACCAACCTGCGCTTCAACCACACCGCCCTGGCAGGTCACCGCCTCGAGGCGAACTACGCGATCGGCTCCTACGCCAAGCTCATGGCGGTGAACACCCTGGGGATGATCCTCACGCTGGGCCTGTTCTACCCCTGGGCGAAGGTGCGCACCGCGCGCTACGCCTCCCAGCACATCCGCGTACACGCCGCCGGCAACCTGGACGGCTTCGTGGCCACGCAGCACCAAGAGATGTCGGCGGTCGGCTCCGAGGTGGGCGACCTGTTCGATATCGATATCGGGTTTTGA
- a CDS encoding M48 family metallopeptidase, with protein sequence MTTLAGNYFDGASSRRRPAEAQLAGGAVRVQVDGRELEPPTPLELIEVSSRIGNTPRFLRFPSGGSFETADNDAVDRALAARRLGRGLAHRLESRLRVVLLGLVVTIAFVWGTIQWGVPALAKVAAEALPPHVNQHMDGAVLSALDRQLLHPSTLDEDEQARLLTVFAPFLDEVDPAYRLRVLFRDAGHSIGPNALALPSGTVIFTDQLVELAERDEELIGVLAHEIGHVVGRHGMRQTLQASALGLLAVLVVGDVSSVSSAVIALPLLLTELGYTRNFEREADRYALATLARHDIDAAHLAAILQRLGGEGEEPGEWSGYLSTHPPTAERLQYLAP encoded by the coding sequence TTGACCACCCTCGCCGGCAATTACTTCGACGGGGCGAGTTCGCGCCGCCGACCGGCCGAGGCGCAACTCGCGGGCGGCGCCGTGCGGGTGCAGGTCGACGGGCGCGAACTCGAGCCCCCTACCCCCCTCGAACTCATCGAGGTCTCCTCGCGTATCGGCAACACGCCGCGGTTCCTGCGCTTCCCGAGCGGGGGAAGCTTCGAGACCGCGGACAATGACGCGGTGGACCGCGCTCTCGCGGCCCGGCGCCTCGGGCGCGGGTTGGCGCATCGGCTGGAGTCGCGCCTGCGCGTGGTGCTGCTCGGCCTGGTGGTCACCATCGCCTTTGTGTGGGGCACCATCCAGTGGGGCGTTCCGGCGCTCGCCAAGGTCGCGGCGGAGGCGTTGCCGCCGCACGTCAACCAGCACATGGACGGCGCCGTGCTCAGCGCCCTGGACCGCCAGTTGCTGCACCCTAGCACGCTCGACGAGGACGAACAGGCGCGGCTGCTTACCGTGTTCGCGCCCTTCCTCGACGAAGTGGACCCGGCCTACCGGCTGCGCGTGCTGTTTCGCGACGCGGGCCACAGCATCGGGCCGAACGCGCTGGCACTGCCCTCCGGTACGGTCATCTTCACCGACCAATTGGTGGAACTGGCCGAGCGCGACGAGGAGCTGATCGGCGTGCTGGCGCACGAGATCGGCCATGTGGTGGGCCGTCACGGCATGCGCCAAACCCTGCAGGCCTCGGCGCTCGGCTTGCTGGCGGTACTGGTGGTGGGCGACGTCTCGTCGGTCTCCTCCGCGGTGATCGCCCTGCCGCTGCTGCTCACCGAACTCGGCTACACCCGCAACTTCGAGCGCGAGGCTGATCGCTACGCCCTGGCCACCCTCGCGCGCCACGACATCGACGCCGCACACCTTGCCGCCATCCTGCAGCGCCTGGGCGGTGAGGGCGAGGAGCCCGGGGAGTGGAGCGGTTACCTGTCGACCCATCCCCCCACCGCCGAACGGCTGCAATACCTCGCACCGTGA
- a CDS encoding PepSY domain-containing protein, with protein MKAKTLLVATLTASLLAGGAALASDLRHNEVYQLRESGQILAMEDILAHARKAQAGHLIEAELEREDGRYVYELKILDAQGQVHKLELDAASGEVLKRKIKD; from the coding sequence ATGAAAGCGAAGACCCTGTTGGTTGCCACCCTCACCGCGTCCCTGCTCGCCGGCGGTGCCGCGCTCGCCAGCGACCTGCGCCACAACGAGGTGTATCAACTGCGCGAAAGCGGCCAGATCCTGGCAATGGAGGACATCCTGGCGCACGCCCGCAAGGCGCAGGCCGGGCACTTGATCGAGGCCGAGCTCGAGCGCGAGGACGGCCGCTACGTTTACGAACTCAAGATCCTCGACGCGCAAGGCCAGGTGCACAAGCTGGAGCTGGACGCGGCCAGCGGCGAGGTGCTGAAGCGTAAGATCAAGGACTGA
- a CDS encoding SRPBCC family protein, translating to MAKQAQDRHARNIGTPERIFSLAGGGWLALKGLRRRSLTGTLLAAAGATLLYRGSTGHSALYRRLHIDTLTDTREIRFSKAVTVNAPPGEVYGYWRDVENFPRFLSHIRKVRALSNTRSHWITETPTGRTGPQWDSEIIEDVPNQRIVWRSLEGGGLYNTGSVSFRPAPGHRGTEVLLELEYRPPRGTVTLSKLMVPLSERVLAEDLRRFKRMVELGKLPTTQGQPVGREQAAAGGAA from the coding sequence ATGGCCAAACAGGCTCAGGACCGGCACGCGCGCAACATCGGCACGCCGGAGCGGATCTTCTCACTCGCCGGCGGCGGCTGGCTCGCGCTGAAGGGACTGCGGCGCCGCTCGCTGACCGGCACCTTGCTGGCCGCCGCGGGCGCCACGCTGCTCTACCGCGGCAGCACCGGTCACTCGGCGCTCTATCGCCGGCTGCACATCGACACCCTCACCGACACCCGGGAGATCCGCTTCAGCAAGGCGGTCACCGTGAACGCACCGCCGGGCGAGGTGTACGGCTATTGGCGCGACGTGGAGAACTTCCCGCGCTTTCTGAGCCATATCCGCAAGGTGCGCGCGCTAAGCAACACCCGCTCGCACTGGATTACCGAGACGCCGACCGGGCGCACCGGCCCGCAGTGGGATTCGGAGATCATCGAGGACGTGCCCAACCAGCGCATCGTCTGGCGCTCGCTCGAGGGCGGCGGACTGTACAACACCGGCAGCGTGAGCTTCCGGCCCGCACCCGGCCACCGCGGCACCGAGGTGCTCCTGGAACTCGAGTACCGGCCGCCGCGCGGCACGGTGACGCTGTCCAAGCTGATGGTGCCGCTCAGCGAGCGCGTCCTGGCCGAGGACCTGCGCCGCTTCAAGCGCATGGTCGAGCTCGGCAAACTGCCGACCACCCAGGGCCAACCGGTGGGCCGCGAGCAGGCCGCGGCAGGGGGTGCGGCATGA
- a CDS encoding glutathione-dependent formaldehyde dehydrogenase, which translates to MRAVCWNGPEDVRVEQVPDPSILHPRDAILKITSTAICGSDLHLYGGFMPGMRRGDILGHEFMGEVVEVGPDVENLAKGDRVVVPFTITCGRCHYCATGRGSLCDNSNPNAWMAEKAFGYSPAGLYGYTHVLGGYAGGQAEYVRVPFADSGPLKVPESLPDEKVLFLSDILPTGYQAAVNCDIKDGDAVAVWGAGPVGLFAIQSALLLGAERVVAIDLVPERLAQAKALGNGQVETLHYENDSVLEALDEITGGRGPDACIEAVGMEAHGMGLTGWYDKTKQGLMLETDRPTALRQAILACGKGGTVSIPGVFGGFIDKLPMGAAFNKSLTFKMGQTHVPTFMPELLRRIEREEIDPSFVISHEVPLDQAPEAYRLFRDKQDGCTKVVLKPH; encoded by the coding sequence ATGAGGGCGGTCTGCTGGAACGGGCCCGAGGACGTGCGCGTCGAGCAGGTGCCCGACCCGAGCATCCTGCATCCGCGCGACGCCATCCTGAAGATCACCAGCACCGCCATCTGCGGCTCGGACCTGCACCTGTACGGCGGCTTCATGCCCGGCATGCGCCGCGGCGACATCCTCGGCCACGAGTTCATGGGCGAGGTGGTGGAGGTGGGGCCGGACGTGGAGAACCTTGCCAAGGGCGACCGGGTGGTGGTGCCGTTCACCATCACCTGTGGGCGCTGCCACTACTGCGCGACCGGGCGGGGTTCGCTGTGCGACAACTCCAACCCCAACGCCTGGATGGCCGAGAAGGCGTTCGGCTACTCACCGGCCGGGCTGTACGGCTACACCCATGTGCTCGGCGGCTACGCCGGCGGGCAGGCCGAGTACGTGCGCGTGCCCTTCGCCGACTCGGGTCCGCTGAAGGTGCCGGAGAGCCTGCCGGATGAGAAGGTGCTGTTTCTGTCCGACATTCTGCCCACCGGCTACCAGGCGGCAGTGAATTGCGACATCAAGGATGGCGATGCAGTGGCGGTGTGGGGCGCCGGGCCGGTCGGGCTGTTCGCCATCCAGAGCGCACTGCTGCTCGGGGCCGAACGGGTGGTGGCGATCGACTTGGTGCCCGAGCGCCTGGCGCAAGCGAAGGCCCTGGGCAACGGCCAGGTCGAGACCCTGCACTACGAGAACGACAGCGTGCTGGAGGCCCTGGACGAGATCACCGGCGGGCGCGGCCCCGATGCCTGCATCGAGGCGGTGGGCATGGAGGCGCACGGCATGGGTCTGACCGGCTGGTACGACAAGACCAAGCAAGGCCTGATGCTGGAGACCGACCGGCCCACCGCGCTGCGCCAGGCCATCCTCGCCTGCGGCAAGGGCGGCACCGTATCGATCCCCGGCGTGTTCGGCGGCTTCATCGACAAGCTGCCGATGGGCGCGGCGTTCAACAAGAGCCTGACCTTCAAGATGGGGCAGACCCATGTGCCCACCTTCATGCCGGAGTTGCTGCGACGCATCGAGCGTGAGGAGATCGACCCCTCGTTCGTGATCAGCCACGAGGTCCCGCTAGACCAGGCGCCGGAAGCCTATCGCCTGTTCCGCGACAAGCAGGACGGCTGCACCAAGGTGGTATTGAAGCCGCACTGA
- a CDS encoding selenium-binding protein has protein sequence MATRLRPDPTFYPSPKLAMEAPRETFGYTANLCTDGSRPDALSVVDLNPDSAQYGQIVHQVVLPHVGDELHHFGWNACSSMLCPLSGHPFVERRYLVVPGIRSSRIYIIDTKPDPTQARIVKTIEPEEVMRKTGYSRPHTTHCGPEGIYVSCLGGKGPNGDEGPAGIFLMDCETFDILGPWEMDHGEQRLAYDFWWHIAQHVAISSEWALPPQFEGGLVPEDLLSNKYGHRLHFWDLGTRRITQTLDLGANHQMALEVRPAHEPAQQYGFVGVVVNTENLNGEIWLWYKDQPTDREFQAKKVIDIPPAAASPDELPELLKGFSAVPALITDIDLSLDDRFLYVSCWGLGELHQYDVSDPHHPTLAGKVEIGGIARHAKHPNGRAFGGGPQMVEISRDGERVYFTNSLYSTWDEQFYPEGIPGVQVMCDADPNGGLRLNEDFYVAFPDGYRAHQVRLEGGDSSTDSFCYPSVH, from the coding sequence ATGGCTACGCGCTTACGCCCCGATCCCACGTTCTACCCCTCGCCCAAGCTGGCGATGGAGGCTCCCCGCGAGACCTTCGGCTACACCGCCAACCTGTGCACCGACGGCTCGCGTCCCGACGCGCTGTCCGTCGTCGACCTCAACCCCGACTCCGCCCAGTACGGCCAGATCGTGCACCAGGTGGTGCTGCCGCACGTCGGCGACGAGCTGCACCACTTCGGCTGGAATGCCTGCAGTTCCATGCTGTGCCCGCTGAGCGGGCACCCGTTCGTCGAGCGCCGCTACCTGGTGGTGCCCGGCATTCGCTCCTCGCGCATCTACATCATCGACACCAAGCCCGATCCGACCCAGGCACGCATTGTGAAGACCATCGAGCCGGAGGAGGTGATGCGCAAGACCGGCTACTCGCGCCCGCACACCACCCACTGCGGCCCCGAAGGCATCTACGTCAGCTGCCTGGGCGGCAAGGGCCCGAACGGCGACGAAGGCCCCGCCGGCATCTTCCTCATGGACTGCGAGACTTTCGACATCCTCGGCCCGTGGGAAATGGACCACGGCGAGCAGCGCCTCGCCTACGACTTCTGGTGGCACATCGCCCAGCACGTCGCCATCTCCAGCGAGTGGGCGCTGCCGCCGCAGTTCGAGGGCGGGCTGGTGCCCGAGGACCTGCTCAGCAACAAGTACGGCCACCGGCTGCACTTCTGGGACCTCGGCACCCGCCGCATCACGCAGACCCTGGACCTCGGCGCCAACCACCAGATGGCGCTGGAGGTGCGCCCCGCGCACGAGCCGGCGCAGCAGTACGGTTTCGTCGGCGTGGTGGTGAACACCGAGAACCTCAACGGCGAAATCTGGCTCTGGTACAAGGATCAGCCCACCGATCGCGAGTTCCAGGCCAAGAAGGTGATCGACATCCCGCCCGCGGCGGCCTCGCCCGACGAGCTGCCCGAGCTGCTGAAGGGCTTCTCGGCGGTGCCGGCGCTGATCACCGACATCGACCTCTCGCTGGACGACCGCTTCCTGTACGTCTCCTGCTGGGGCCTCGGCGAGCTGCACCAGTACGACGTGAGCGACCCGCATCACCCCACGCTCGCCGGCAAGGTCGAGATCGGCGGCATCGCGCGCCACGCCAAGCACCCCAACGGGCGCGCGTTCGGCGGCGGGCCGCAGATGGTGGAGATCAGCCGCGACGGCGAGCGGGTGTACTTCACCAACTCGCTGTACAGCACCTGGGACGAGCAGTTCTATCCCGAGGGCATACCGGGTGTGCAGGTGATGTGCGATGCCGACCCGAACGGCGGGCTGCGCCTGAACGAGGACTTCTACGTGGCGTTCCCCGACGGCTACCGCGCGCACCAGGTGCGCCTGGAGGGCGGCGACAGCTCCACCGATTCGTTCTGCTACCCCTCGGTGCATTGA
- a CDS encoding lipocalin family protein — MFRPIAVTLLVGAGLWLAACGRGDGPPPTAVEQVDLDRYAGEWYEIARIPNRFQRKCVRDVTATYTRLPDDRLVVLNRCYTAEGEEDSASGTARPVEGAEAGKLEVSFVSFLGRPLLWNDYWILELGDDYEYAVVGNPNRRYGWILARRPALSSELRAHIDRRLRAQGYDPAAFENTRHTNP; from the coding sequence ATGTTTCGACCGATCGCGGTGACACTGCTGGTGGGTGCGGGGCTCTGGCTGGCGGCCTGCGGGCGGGGCGATGGGCCACCGCCCACCGCGGTAGAGCAGGTCGATCTCGACCGCTACGCGGGCGAGTGGTACGAGATCGCGCGCATTCCCAACCGCTTCCAGCGCAAGTGCGTGCGCGACGTCACCGCGACCTACACCCGCTTGCCCGACGACCGCCTGGTGGTACTCAATCGCTGCTACACGGCCGAGGGCGAGGAGGACAGCGCCAGCGGCACCGCGCGTCCGGTGGAGGGCGCGGAGGCCGGCAAGCTCGAGGTCAGTTTCGTCAGCTTCCTCGGCCGGCCGCTCCTGTGGAACGACTACTGGATCCTCGAACTCGGCGACGACTACGAGTACGCCGTGGTCGGCAACCCCAACCGCCGCTACGGCTGGATCCTGGCCCGCCGCCCGGCGCTCTCGTCCGAGCTGCGCGCGCACATCGACCGGCGCCTGCGCGCCCAGGGGTACGACCCGGCCGCATTCGAGAACACCCGCCACACGAATCCATAA
- a CDS encoding class I SAM-dependent methyltransferase → MTPAAYEAWYHTPRGRWIAQREADLVSALLRPRAPCTVLDVGCGTGHFSRRFSAWPAEATGLDPDRASLLFARAQGGDVHYVCGDARALPFADRRFTYVTAMTSLCFVEPPERAVGELWRVADRAVVLGLLNRHSLLYRRRAGRGGYRGARWDTVREVRAWARTLNPRPRVSVRSAVFLAGGGGIARWIETVLPQRLPFGGFLAVLLQR, encoded by the coding sequence ATGACGCCGGCCGCCTATGAAGCTTGGTACCACACGCCGCGCGGCAGGTGGATCGCGCAGCGCGAGGCGGATCTCGTCAGCGCCCTGCTGCGGCCGCGTGCGCCCTGCACGGTGCTCGACGTCGGGTGTGGAACCGGTCACTTCAGTCGCCGGTTCTCCGCCTGGCCCGCCGAGGCTACCGGATTGGATCCGGACCGGGCGTCGCTTCTGTTCGCACGCGCCCAGGGTGGTGACGTCCATTATGTGTGCGGCGACGCACGTGCGCTCCCGTTTGCCGACCGACGGTTCACCTATGTCACCGCAATGACCAGCCTCTGTTTCGTCGAACCGCCGGAGCGCGCCGTGGGTGAGCTTTGGCGGGTGGCCGATCGCGCCGTGGTGCTGGGGCTGTTGAACCGGCATAGCCTGCTGTACCGCCGCCGGGCAGGCCGTGGCGGTTACCGCGGCGCACGCTGGGATACCGTGCGTGAGGTACGCGCCTGGGCCCGCACTTTGAATCCCCGCCCCCGCGTCTCGGTGCGCAGCGCGGTGTTCCTAGCCGGCGGAGGCGGCATCGCGCGATGGATCGAGACCGTGCTTCCGCAACGACTGCCATTCGGCGGCTTCCTCGCGGTGCTGCTCCAGCGCTAA
- a CDS encoding MFS transporter, with the protein MSKPSHTAGLYAEYRHGIGDNLAQFTHQLIQVFLVGLTLGMLRTVVPALAETEFGVPQGSFMLLTAFVVAFGFVKGTLNFVAGRLSERLGRKAVLMLGWLAAVPIPFMLLYAPTWSWIVAATVLLGVNQGLTWSMTQTAKLDITRADQRGLTMGLNEFSGYVGVAVAGIVTGYMAAAYGAREGLLIFGVVTIALAMLLTALWVKETLAWAKAEGARHAAGIAQGPRARYPRNIAERPTTWAVFTLMSWRDRRMAAFSQAGLVEKFVDSLVWVFYPVYLYQQGLSLAGIGWVVGIYGFVWGGSQLFTGRLSDHVGRMKPIVWGMWICGAGVGLTLLGESVWWWSFAAAITGFGMALLYPNLSAAVADIAHPNWRGSAIGIYRFWRDLGYGIGALALGLVGYLSGSVTAGFWFVTVAMFLSGLLVVIWGEETHPRLNPAHDR; encoded by the coding sequence GTGAGCAAACCCTCACATACCGCCGGACTGTACGCGGAGTACCGCCACGGCATCGGCGACAATCTCGCGCAGTTCACGCACCAGCTGATCCAGGTGTTCCTGGTCGGCCTCACGCTGGGCATGCTGCGCACCGTGGTACCGGCGCTGGCCGAAACCGAGTTCGGCGTGCCGCAAGGCTCGTTCATGTTGCTGACCGCGTTCGTGGTCGCGTTCGGCTTCGTGAAGGGCACGCTCAACTTCGTGGCGGGGCGCCTGTCCGAGCGTCTCGGCCGCAAGGCGGTGCTGATGCTCGGCTGGCTGGCCGCAGTGCCCATCCCGTTCATGCTCCTGTACGCGCCGACTTGGAGCTGGATCGTCGCGGCCACCGTGCTGCTGGGTGTGAACCAGGGCCTCACCTGGTCCATGACCCAGACCGCGAAGCTCGACATCACGCGCGCCGATCAGCGCGGCCTGACCATGGGGCTGAACGAGTTCTCCGGTTATGTCGGCGTGGCCGTCGCCGGTATCGTGACCGGCTACATGGCCGCGGCCTACGGCGCGCGCGAGGGCCTCCTGATCTTCGGCGTGGTGACCATCGCGCTCGCCATGCTGCTCACCGCGCTATGGGTGAAGGAAACCCTCGCGTGGGCCAAGGCCGAGGGCGCGCGCCACGCCGCCGGAATCGCGCAGGGTCCGCGCGCGCGCTATCCGCGCAACATCGCCGAGCGGCCCACCACCTGGGCGGTGTTCACGCTCATGTCGTGGCGCGACCGGCGCATGGCCGCGTTCAGTCAAGCCGGGCTGGTGGAGAAGTTCGTCGATTCGCTGGTGTGGGTGTTCTACCCCGTGTACCTCTACCAGCAGGGCCTGAGCCTCGCGGGCATCGGCTGGGTGGTCGGCATCTACGGCTTTGTGTGGGGCGGCTCGCAGCTCTTCACCGGCCGCCTGTCCGATCACGTCGGGCGCATGAAGCCGATTGTGTGGGGCATGTGGATCTGCGGCGCGGGCGTCGGGCTCACCCTGCTCGGCGAGAGCGTGTGGTGGTGGTCCTTCGCCGCCGCGATCACCGGCTTCGGCATGGCGCTGCTGTACCCCAACCTCAGCGCCGCGGTGGCCGACATCGCGCATCCCAACTGGCGCGGCTCGGCGATCGGTATCTACCGCTTCTGGCGGGACCTCGGTTACGGCATCGGCGCGCTCGCACTGGGCCTCGTGGGCTACCTCTCCGGCAGCGTCACCGCCGGTTTCTGGTTCGTCACCGTCGCCATGTTCCTGTCGGGCCTGTTGGTGGTGATCTGGGGCGAGGAGACGCACCCGCGCCTAAATCCGGCGCATGACAGGTGA
- a CDS encoding pyrimidine/purine nucleoside phosphorylase, translating to MFKINEYFDSKVVSIAFQTERLPATVGVMAPGAYEFGTDAPETVQVVSGALTIRQPGESEWRTYREGERFQVPGKAKFGVQVEVETAYLCLYG from the coding sequence ATGTTCAAGATCAACGAGTACTTCGACAGCAAGGTCGTGTCGATCGCCTTCCAGACCGAGCGCCTGCCCGCCACGGTGGGCGTGATGGCGCCGGGGGCGTACGAGTTCGGCACCGATGCGCCGGAGACCGTGCAGGTGGTGAGCGGCGCGCTCACCATCCGCCAGCCGGGCGAGAGCGAGTGGCGCACCTACCGCGAAGGCGAGCGTTTCCAGGTGCCCGGCAAGGCCAAGTTCGGCGTGCAGGTCGAGGTCGAGACGGCGTATCTCTGCCTGTACGGCTGA